The window TAAGGTTATGTCCTTTGTCTTATAATTCACATAAATTATACTTACACTTTTCATACCTACTATTTTAGAGATCAAACTGATCCCAAACAACGCAGTTTTTGCATATTCCTAGGAATTTCCCACAAAAGTGCTCCCTAAGAGTTTTTGCTTTACTAGAACAGATAGTGTCCAAATTCTCAGAAAAAACATTCCCAATAACCCTTTCCAACTTCGTATCATTTACGCATAAAGTGGATGTTCCATCTGGAAGTATAACCAATGTTGTCTGAATCTTATAGCAAGGTATTCTGTAAGGCAACACTGTATCAACAGGATTAAGGCCTTTCATCTGGCACCTTTGTATCAGAATGTTATACCCCTTAAACTCGTTGTAAAACGACGGAAGACTGTCATCATTGTATATACTCCTTACAAACTTTATAAAAACCCGAGAAGGATCAATATCAAGGAGTTTTCTAAGGTTTGAGATAACATCTTCAAAGTTTGCTCTCTTAAGTTTTTCAAACTCATTTTTCTGGTTACTAGGAATATCAACAAAGATACTGAAAAACGGAGTATCCCTAAATCCTCTGACTTCCTTGGTTTTTGAAAAAAGCTCTACTAACTCTTCTGGTAGCAAGGTTAGAGAAGTATTCAGTATGAAACTTAGCCGATATCCTCTATACTCATCAATAACCCTCAGTATTTCTCCAATGTTCTTGTTAAAGAGAGGTTCATTGAATATTCCTATCATTATACCCGCTGTT is drawn from Brevinematia bacterium and contains these coding sequences:
- a CDS encoding SPASM domain-containing protein; its protein translation is DVEYENNLFGRIPNPKIFIGNSPEELVEAVESVKDEKVVITWNSTTVLDLSLLEALYRKRGEVIFIANLPEYMEFEVWDTDFLLEVLKNHQKLSKPIRSVLSSTELDEAVYFTDVLEKDIRLYRWEISPFSYKGEKLAKTLSEKIDFTGGVVEQIENILRASPELLTEIPTFYCIEISSERIESVYNSTWELSLTDMALEKFREVISRIVSYSKTAGIMIGIFNEPLFNKNIGEILRVIDEYRGYRLSFILNTSLTLLPEELVELFSKTKEVRGFRDTPFFSIFVDIPSNQKNEFEKLKRANFEDVISNLRKLLDIDPSRVFIKFVRSIYNDDSLPSFYNEFKGYNILIQRCQMKGLNPVDTVLPYRIPCYKIQTTLVILPDGTSTLCVNDTKLERVIGNVFSENLDTICSSKAKTLREHFCGKFLGICKNCVVWDQFDL